Proteins encoded together in one Carya illinoinensis cultivar Pawnee chromosome 3, C.illinoinensisPawnee_v1, whole genome shotgun sequence window:
- the LOC122303066 gene encoding nuclear transport factor 2-like isoform X3, translated as MVGRRMALQTENPPATPSAQVVGNAFVEQYYQILHHSPESVYRFYQDSSVLSRPDSNGVMTSVTTMQGINEKIISLDYKDYKAEIKTADAQKSYNDGVTVLVTGCLTGKDNLRRKFAQSFFLAPQDNGYFVRNDVFRYMEDDESLYNHAANGVGVKTVPLTPDQEPIHSSDPPATVQETSTLEVDQNVEEKSYDSSEQEIQLSFEKEDVMLSQSHSNGHDVSTAVESSYSSGQNDAPKKSYASIVKVTKGSSGPTQVYVPTNTIKVVPKKTENQSPGSVAPTSVPEASAPSSVGTPESSNTQDEVEGHSIYIRNLPFGVTVEHLDSEFKKFGPIKQGGIQVRNNKQQGYCFGFVEFQSLSSMNSAIQASPIIIGRRKAVVEIKRTTARVDISGRARFSSGRGGYRSDSFKSRGSYGGGQAYGRNEYRIQGDFPGRGRGHAGRGEDYQQGRGRGGRPSGPKQNASS; from the exons AATGGCCTTACAAACAGAAAACCCTCCTGCTACCCCCAGTGCCCAAGTGGTTGGAAACGCTTTTGTTGAGCAGTACTATCAAATTCTTCACCACTCGCCAGAATCGGTCTATAGATTCTATCAAGATTCAAGTGTGCTAAGCCGACCTGATTCTAATGGTGTGATGACCTCAGTGACAACCATGCAA GGTATCAATGAGAAGATTATTTCCTTGGATTACAAAGACTACAAGGCAGAGATAAAGACTGCAGATGCTCAGAAATCTTACAACGATGGAGTAACTGTGCTAGTAACTGGATGTTTAACAGGCAAGGATAACCTGAGAAGGAAATTTGCGCAATCCTTCTTCCTTGCTCCACAAGACAATGGATACTTTGTCCGTAATGATGTTTTTAGGTATATGGAAGATGATGAATCATTGTACAACCATGCAGCTAATGGAGTTGGTGTAAAAACTGTCCCCTTGACCCCTGACCAAG AGCCAATTCATAGTTCTGATCCTCCTGCCACAGTTCAGGAAACTTCTACTTTGGAAGTGGATCAAAATGTTGAGGAGAAATCTTATGACTCGTCCGAGCAAGAAATACAGTTGTCTTTTGAAAAAGAGGATGTCATGCTGTCTCAGTCTCATTCAAATGGTCATGATGTTTCCACAGCTGTCGAATCATCTTATTCTTCTGGCCAAAATGATGCTCCAAAGAAGTCCTATGCATCAATT GTTAAAGTTACAAAAGGGAGTTCAGGCCCAACTCAAGTTTATGTACCAACTAATACAATAAAGGTGGTTCCCAAGAAAACTGAGAACCAGTCACCTGGGTCGGTGGCACCTACTTCAGTTCCTGAGGCATCAGCCCCAAGTAGCGTTGGCACCCCTGAAAGTAGCAATACTCAAGATGAAG TTGAGGGCCACTCCATCTACATTCGTAATTTGCCCTTTGGTGTGACAGTTGAGCATCTTGATTCAGAATTCAAGAAATTTGGGCCAATCAAGCAAGGAGGCATCCAAGTCAGAAATAATAAG CAGCAGGGATACTGTTTTGGCTTTGTTGAATTTCAGTCTTTAAGCTCCATGAATAGTGCAATTCAG GCTTCACCTATCATAATTGGGAGGCGTAAGGCTGTTGTTGAAATAAAGAGAACTACAGCTCGAG TAGATATTAGTGGAAGAGCTAGGTTCTCTTCTGGAAGGGGAGGTTATCGTAGTGACAGCTTCAAAAGCCGTGGGAGTTATGGTGGTGGCCAGGCATATGGTAGAAATGAGTACCGAATCCAGGGTGATTTTCCCGGTCGTGGGAGGGGCCATGCAGGGCGTGGTGAGGATTATCAgcaagggagagggagaggaggaCGTCCCAGTGGACCAAAGCAAAATGCTTCCTCATGA